Genomic segment of Amphibacillus xylanus NBRC 15112:
TGCCATGGTCGATTGTGACAGATGTTCTGTTATTATTACTCATCCTACCATTAAACTTATGGGTATCTTACACATTGTCTAGTAGGATTATGAATCGATTTTTAAAATGACTTGTCTAGATAAACGGACGAATCGTATCGATTAACTCAATCAGATCTACTTGTCCTGTTATTTGCTTAATCAATTCACCTTTTGGATTGATGATTACTGTTGTAGGTACGCCATGACAATTATATGTACGGTATGTTTCAACTCCTCGATCAATTAATGTTGGTTGTGTTAAATATTCACGGAAATATTTGAGACCAGCGATGGTGCTACGTTCTCTGCCAGAAACATTTATCGTAAGGAATTTTACGATATTCTTATCGCTTGCTTGATAAAGTTTTTCCTTTAACATTAAATCAACACTACACTCTGGACACCACGAAGTCCAAAATGTTAGAACAATGATATTTCCAAGATGATCCTCTAAGTTAAAAATCTCACTCTGATCGTCTAAATAAGGTAATTGAAATATAGGTGCTTTCAAAATCATTCATCCAATTCTATTTTTTTTATAGTATAACATGTATTAGCAATTTTCAAAAAAACAATTGACACTATAAAGATCAAATGCTATGATATCAGTTAATTAAATATAATATTCTCTTATTTAGAGTGGTGGAGGGACTGGCCCGATGAAACCCGGCAACCGTTAAACAATGTTTGTTTAAAATGGTGCCAATTCCTGCAAAGCAAAAAGCTTTGATAGATGAGAGAGCATAGAGACTAGATATAAAAATACGTCTTTCTGTTCTTTCATAAACAGAAAGGCGTTTTTATTTCGTCATTTTAAAGGATGGGGAGTCAAATGATTAAAATAAGTCAACTAACAAAACGATTTTCCTTAGGTAAAAGTGAGATACATGCAGTTGACAAGATTAATTTATCGATTAAGCCGGGAGAAATTTTTGGTGTTATCGGCTATAGTGGGGCAGGGAAAAGTACATTTGTCCGTTTGATAAATCGACTTGAGGAGCCAACAAGTGGATCAATTATTATTGATGATGAGGATATTACGAAATTATCCAAAAAGGAACTACGATTAAGACGACAAGATATTGGGATGATTTTTCAACATTTTAATTTACTTTGGTCACGGACAGTTCGTGAGAATATTGCATTTCCATTAGAGATTGCCGGTATTGAAAAAGCTGAACGTGAAAAAAGAGTTGATGAACTGATTAACTTAGTCGGATTAATAGGGAGAGAAGATGCTTATCCCTCACAATTAAGTGGTGGTCAAAAGCAAAGAGTGGGTATTGCTCGTGCTTTGGCAAATCGTCCGAAGATCTTACTTTGTGATGAGGCTACTTCAGCTTTGGATCCAGAAACAACAGATTCTATATTATCGTTATTAGTGGATATAAATGAAAAATTAGGATTGACGATTATTCTCATTACACATGAAATGGATGTCATTCAAAAGATTTGTCATAACGTAGCGGTCATGGAAAATGGTCGAATTGTCGAACAAGGGGCCGTACTCGACTTGTTTTCAAATCCACAACATCAAGTTACAAAACGATTTGTTGAACAAGTGATGGGTAAACCTGATGAAGAGGTCACTGAAGAAACTTTGCTTCAAACTGTTTCAACAGGAAAACTCTTGAAGCTACAGTTTATTGGCGAGACAACAAATCAATCGTTAATTAGTCAAGTAGCTAAAAAGTTTGATGTGGAGCTAAATATATTACATGGTAATATTAAGCAGACACAAGCCGGTCCTTATGGATCACTGTATGTTCATATAACTGGTCGTGATGAATGGATTGAATCAGCGATTAAGTATATTCAATCAACCACTGTTAAAGTGGAGGTGATTTGACATGACTAATTTGTTTCCAAATGTTGAATGGCTAGATTTAATTGAAGCAACTGGTGAAACACTATACATGACATTAGTGTCGATGCTTGGCACATTAGTATTAGGTCTAATATTAGGATTAGTTCTATACCTTACATCACCGGATGGACTTTGGGAAAATAAATACATTAACTTAATAGTAGCTACTGTAGTGAATGTTTTTCGAGCGATTCCTTTTGCTATTTTAATTTTCTTACTATTTCCATTTACAATGCTATTATTCGGAACTTTCAGAGGAACTAATGCAGCTTTACCTGCATTGATTATCGGTGCTGCTCCATTTTATGCCCGATTGGTTGAGATTGCTTTACGAGAAGTAGATAAAGGTGTAATTGAGGCCGCTGAATCGATGGGAGCAAAAGTTTCAACAATTATTTGGAAGGTTCTGATCAAGGAGTCAATGCCTGCGCTTGTATCTGGTATTACCGTAACGACAATTGCTATCGTTGGCTATACCGCAGTAGCAGGAATGATCGGAGCTGGAGGATTAGGTGACTATGCCTATTACTTTGGCTTCACAAGACGTGATTTTGATATTGTCTTTGTTTGTACTGTTTTAATTATCGTTATCGTTTTCGTTTTTCAATTTATTGGTGATTTTATCACGAAGAAAATTGATAAGCGTTAATATAAAAAAAACAATAAGGGGAGATAATAATGAAAAAGAGATTGTTGGGTATTGTTTTAATTATTGCAAGTTTGTTTCTAGCAGCATGTGGGGATTCAAGTTCTGATGAAAATGTAATAAAAGTAGGGGCGA
This window contains:
- a CDS encoding TlpA family protein disulfide reductase; translated protein: MILKAPIFQLPYLDDQSEIFNLEDHLGNIIVLTFWTSWCPECSVDLMLKEKLYQASDKNIVKFLTINVSGRERSTIAGLKYFREYLTQPTLIDRGVETYRTYNCHGVPTTVIINPKGELIKQITGQVDLIELIDTIRPFI
- a CDS encoding methionine ABC transporter ATP-binding protein encodes the protein MIKISQLTKRFSLGKSEIHAVDKINLSIKPGEIFGVIGYSGAGKSTFVRLINRLEEPTSGSIIIDDEDITKLSKKELRLRRQDIGMIFQHFNLLWSRTVRENIAFPLEIAGIEKAEREKRVDELINLVGLIGREDAYPSQLSGGQKQRVGIARALANRPKILLCDEATSALDPETTDSILSLLVDINEKLGLTIILITHEMDVIQKICHNVAVMENGRIVEQGAVLDLFSNPQHQVTKRFVEQVMGKPDEEVTEETLLQTVSTGKLLKLQFIGETTNQSLISQVAKKFDVELNILHGNIKQTQAGPYGSLYVHITGRDEWIESAIKYIQSTTVKVEVI
- a CDS encoding methionine ABC transporter permease, with product MTNLFPNVEWLDLIEATGETLYMTLVSMLGTLVLGLILGLVLYLTSPDGLWENKYINLIVATVVNVFRAIPFAILIFLLFPFTMLLFGTFRGTNAALPALIIGAAPFYARLVEIALREVDKGVIEAAESMGAKVSTIIWKVLIKESMPALVSGITVTTIAIVGYTAVAGMIGAGGLGDYAYYFGFTRRDFDIVFVCTVLIIVIVFVFQFIGDFITKKIDKR